The genomic stretch GAGGCGTTCGCCATCCACGTCCGTGGAGGCGATGACCTCATAGGCGATGGCGAACAAAGCGTCGCCGGCGATGATGGCCGTGGGCACGTCGAAAAGCACGTGCACCGCTGGCCTGCCCCGGCGCACCGGGTCCTGGTCGATGACGTCATCATGGACCAAGGTGAAATTGTGAATGATCTCCAGGGCGCAGCCGAACGGCACCGCCCTTTTCCCCTGCTTGCCCACCGCCTCCGCCACGGTGATGGCCATGAGGGGACGGAGCCGCTTCCCTCCCGCTTCGGGGTAGTGCTTCATGGCCTGGCGGAGCTTCTCGTACTTGCCGACGTCCAGATAGGGCATGAGCGCCGCGTCCACCTCCTTCGCCATTCTTACCAGGTCCTTTGTGATGTCCATTGTGATCACTCCTCGAACTGCTCGATCCAGTCCCTGACCTCTCCGGTCAGTATGAACTTTTTGCTGCCTAGCTCCTTCACCGTCCTGGAATCGGTCAGGAACATGGCCGCTTGGAACTCCGCCTGCACGGTCCGCAAGCGCTCGACCACCGCTTCGCTGGAAACGAGGGCATCCTTGAGCACCGCTCGGGCCATGCCTCCGCAGGAAGCCCCCAGAGCGATGCCCTTGGCGACGTCCAGACCGCTGCTCACACCGCCCGATGCGATGACGGGAACGCCCACCTGAGCCCAGATGGTGGATACGGGCGCAGGGATGCCCCAGGAGCGGAAGGTGCGTCCCAAGGCCTCGAATCGTGCGTCGCCCGATCTCCCCGCCCGGTACATCTCCACGGCCGAGAAGCTCGTTCCCCCTGTACCGGAGATGTCGATGCCTCTCATCCCTATCCCCCGGAGGCGCATGGCCATCTCGTGAGAGACGCCCGCTCCCGTTTCCTTCGCCAGGAGCGGGAATTCCTTCGCCAGGGAGCGGATGGCGTCCAGGCAACCGGCGGATTTGGTGTCGCCCTCCGGCTGCGCCACTTCCTGCAGGAAGTTCATGTGCACTGCCAGTAGGTGAGCGTCCACCATCTCCATCGATCGCCCGATGCTCGTCCGATCCAAGGCTCGCTTGCCTTTTTGCTTGATTAGCTGGGGGGCTCCGATGTTGCCTATGCGCAGGGGGATGTCAAAGTCCTTCATGACCGAATAGGAATCCTCTTCGCCGTGTTCCAGTCCGGCGCGCTGGCTGCCGATGCCCATGCCGATCTGCAGCTCTGCGCACGCCTGCGCGAGGTTGCGATTTATCTTCTTCGCCTTGGGATAGCCACCGGTGATGGCGGTGACGATGAGCGGGAACGCCAGCTTCTTGCCGAAGACTTCCACCGAGGTCTCGACCTGGTTTAGGTCCACCTCCGGCAAGGAGCAATGCACCAGCTTGACCTCCTCCCAGTAGTTCTTGCCCGTGGATACGTCCTCGTCCAGCGTGACCTCGATGTGGTCCGCCTTGCGCTTCTCGATCTGCTTCATTCTCTCAGTCTCCGACCACTTTCGACGCGATCACTTTCTTACCTCGGAGGGCTTGCGAAAGCCTACCTTCCGCGAACCCGTTGATGACCATGACCTCGGCGCCCATCGAGGATATCGCCAGCATGTTCTCCAGCTTCCCATACATGCCTCCGGTGACGTCCACATAGCTCGTCCTCTTGGACAGGGTGCGCAGATAGGATCGATCGACCGTGGTCAGCAATTTCGCTTCCCTGTCCTTCTTGGGATCGGCGGAATAGACCCCGTCGACGTCCGCGCAGAACACCACGCGCTTCGGCCAGAACTCCTCGGCCAATCGCCTTATGAGCTGATCCCCAGAACAGATGCTGAACCCCATTTCCCGGTCCAGGACCACGTCCCCGAAGGTCACCGGCAGGGCGCCCATCTCCATGTACTTGCGAAACAGTTCGACGTCCAGGCGCTCGAGCTTTCCCCCTTTCATGGAGGCACAGGCGGCCGGAGGCAAGGAGACGGCCGGTAGGCGCGCATTCTCGAGCACGTCCATCACCCTCAGGTTCAGGTCTCGCACGTCCTGCATGACCCGGGAGAGGGCAGGCATCTGCTCCGTTCCGGAATAGCCTTTGTCGAGGTTGTGCTGGGCCGCTACCAAGTGGCCGAACGAACCCGCTCCGTGCACCAGCACCACTCGCTCGCCCGAATCGGCGATCTCCTGGGCGAGACGCCGGGTGACCGCCCGACGGAAGCTGCGATAGCGGTCCTTGCGTGTGATAACGCTCCCACCCAGCTTCACTATCATCATGACGGTTGAGCATGCCCTGGCCCATATAAAAAGGCTTACAGCTTTCAGCCCAGATGCGTATGGCATTTAGGACAGCGCTCGTCCGTTTCGCCCACCTCTGTCTGGCAGACAGGGCACGAGAATAATGATCGAAGCTGCGTTCCGCACTTGCGACAGAACACGTCATCCGGCCCTACCTCATCCGCGCAACCGGGACAGCGAGGCACCTTGACCATCTTCTCACCGCAGCGGCGGCAGAAGGTGTCGCCCTCGTCCACCAAGGTATTGCAATTGCGGCAGTAATCGGTCTTGGGCTTGGGTGCCGGCTCCAGCCTGGACTCTAGCGTGGGTTTGTCAGCCTTCGCCTTCTCCTTGGTATCCCCGCCTTCCAGGGATCTCTTGGCCTTCATGGCGAAACGCAGTGCATCGGTGTATTGGCATTTCCCAAGGAAATCCTGCGCCTGGTTCAGATGATCCTCTGCCACCGAGGTGTCCTTCCCTTGGAACTTAGCCTGTTGCAGCGAGTCTTGGACCGAGGAGATCATGAACTTGCTCTCCAGCAAGTCCTTGGGGAACTTTTTTGTCTCAACGAATGGAACCTCGCAAGCCTCCTCCCGGGTGTCTTTCTCGTCGGCCTCGGGGGTCACCGCCACGTCGAAGACCGCCGAGGCTTCATCCGTCTTCACGTGTCGGAGCGCCTCCCTTGCCTTGTCGGCGCTGGTCTTGGCTGAGAGGTAGTCGCCTCGTGAATAGGCGGCTTCAGCGTCGACCATCAGGAGGTCAGCCTCTTTCGATCGCTCTCCCCTTTGCCGGAGGGTGTTGGCCACCGCCTTGGTGCAGACGATGGCATTGAAGGCCTCGTCCTTGATCAAGACCTTGTCCATGCCCTTGGACTTTCGAGAACGGATGAAGCGGACCTCGAAGAACACCGCTATCGCCAGGAGTATCAGCAAGATGACCATGACGGCTATCGTTCCGGGCTCATCGAACGCCGAAGCCATTGGTACACCGACGTTCTCCGAACTCGATTCCTCGCGCTAAAAGCTTTGCCTTACTTTTTCGTTGATGCGAATTGAGAGATGTCCATGCAGATAGCTCCCACCGCAATGGAAGGAAAGAAGAAATAAGGAAGGTTGACAGCGTTCCAGGCTTCCCGTGGGCTCGCGCACCACAGTACAACGGGGAACGCGGGCGGGCTTAACTGCCGGGTTCGGATGAGACCGGGTGTGACCCCGCCGCTATGGCCGTCATACCATCCTTGTCCTCCTCGAACATTGATGTCGTATTTATACGTTGGGGCAGGGCGAATTCATGCGTTTGGTGAGCACCTATCTGATCCCTAGCCAGAGGACCACCAGGAACGCCGCTAAGGTCCCTATCGCCATCGATGAGATGTTCGTGCCTAGCTTGTCCACATAACCCCTTCTTTCCAACGTCGCCCCGATCACGCTGTCCACGTTGCAGCCTATGAAACCGAAGATCACGGGCACTAGCACGGTGAGGTCCAGAGGAAGGGAGTTGAGGATGACCAGCCAGCCGACGAGCGAGGCCACCAAGGCCCCTACGAAAGCCCACGCGGTGCCATATATCGACACGCCTCCATCCGTGCCCGCCGGGACCGACTGGAAGGAGGTTATCAGCCGGGTCTTGGGACTGAGCACCCCCAGCTCGCTGGCGATGGTGTCGGAGGCGGCCACGCTGACGGCGGTGAGGTAGACCAGGGAGGCTGCCGTTCCGCCCTGAACGGAGAAGGCCCAAGCCAAGACGGCCACGCATGCCGGGATCAGGCCGTTCGCCAGGACGTTGCGATAGGCCCGCTCTCCCTTCTTCCCTTCCTGCAGTCCCTTGCGGGTCTTGAGCTCCAAGCGGAACCTGGTGACCGCGAACCCCAGGAGAGCGAAGGCGATGAGCACGATGAGCCAGTTGATGGAGCCAAAGAGCCCTATGACCATGCCGATGACGAAGGATGCCACGCTTCCGCTCACCGTCAGTAGTCTTAACCGGTAGGAGATGACGCTGAGGGCGGCGCACAGAACCAGCACCACTAGCAGGTTCTCCAGGAAAGACATTCAGGCCGCATGAGGTGGGCGGCTATTTCAACCTTGGCTCCTAGGTGCCGCTCACTTCTTGCCTTCCTCGGAGATGTCCTTGGCCACCGCTTCCAGCGCGTCCACGTTCCCGCTCTCCAGGTCCGCGGAGCAGTTGGGGCAGGTCTTGCTCTCGGGGGCGATGCTCGCTCCGCAGGCCGGGCATTCTATGGTGGCAGGCGCTTGCATCTCCTTCTTCCTGCCCTTGACCCTGGTTCCTGCCAGCAGTGGGCTTGCCATGTCCTTGATGCCGCGCACCTTCTCCAGATCGCCGTCCCAGTTGCGAATGACCGGGCTGTACTGCTCGTCCATGGCCTGCATGACCTGCTTCATGCGCTGCGGGACCTTGCCCACCCGATCCCCGTGAAGAACGACCGCCAGGATCACCAGCTCGCCCTTCTCCACCAGGATCTTCTTCTTTCCGAAGTCCAAGCGTGCCAGGTGCGTGGCCGATTCGTCCTTGAACGAGTCCTTGACGAAGCTCTGGATGGCCACGAGCATGGAGGATAGTATCTCATCATCCATGCCTGGCTTGAGCCGGCGGGTCTGATGGGCCATGAGCCTCCCGTCCTCGTAGATGATGAAGACCTCCTCCACCGCCGCCGCCACGCCCCGAAGATAGAACAGCGTGGCGATTATCAGCGCCGCCAAGACGACAAGCCACAGCCAGGTGCTGTCCTGCAAAGCGGCCACTTGCGGAGCCATCACCAGGATCTGGTACTGTCCGGTGGTGCGGATGTTCTGGGAGCTGTCGAAGGCCACCACCCAATAGGTGATGGTGGCGGTGTGGTTCACCCCCGGTATCTGCCCTTCGAAATGGCTGGCAGTGCCGACCGGGGTCATCTGCACCGTCACCTCGGTTCCATTGTCGATCTTGTAGTGCAGCCAGACCGAGGCCAATCCTACGTTGTCAGTCACGTTGACGGCTATCGTCATCGCCTCGTTGAGAGTGGCGTGGCCACCATTCGAATCGAAGGTGACCGTGGGCACGGTCCGATCGAGGGTGATCTTGTGGTAAGCGATCGTCCAAGCGCCATCGTCGTCGCGCACTCTCAACGTTACATTGTACATGCCATCGATCGGGAAGGAATGGATGACGATGCGCTGCGATGAGTAGGCGGTGAATCCTCCACCATCGTCGAAGTTCCAGCTGAACTGGAGCAAAGGTTCATCGCTGACATTATCTGAGGAATAGGAGGCGTCGAACTGCACCTGCTGCGCGCTTTCGTTGCGGAAGCTGAATTGCGCATGCGGCTGTACGTTCACGACCTCCACGTTCAGTAGCTGCAAGCTCGAGGATTGCGAGAAGGCGTCATCGTCCCACACCCGCACCGCCACCTGATATGATCCGGCCTGAGGGTAGACGTGGCCGGTGTGGTTGGTGCTCCCTCCCGCCTCCACCTGGAACGTCCCATCATAGTGGAAGTCCCATTCGTACCGAATGATGTCCTCTCGTGCCTTGATCGCGTACACGTACACCTGGAACGAATCGTCCTCGTTGAAGCTAGGCTTCGCTGGCTGGAGGCTCACGGTGACGATGGTGGGGTTCGTTTCGAGGATCACCAGCTCTACGGAATGAGAGGAGTTAGAGCCGTCGATCTCCTGCACCCATAGGGTGACATGGTAAGTTCCGTTTCGAGAGTAGGCATTGGTCGGGTTCCTGAGGCTGGAATGGCTCCCATCCCCCAGGTCCCAGTACCATTCGACCAGCTGGTTGAAGGTGGTGGATGTGTCCGTGAATGCAACAGTATCCTTCTCCGTCGGGGAGCTGGGCGAGAACGTGAACATGGCGACGGGGTTCACATCTGCCACTGACATCCACTTGCTCGTCGAGTTCGTGCTTCCGTCGTCGTCCTTGATCGTAAGCGCAACAAGGAAGCTTCCGGTGCGATTGAAGGCGTGGGTGACCTTGGCTCCCCATGCCAAATGCCCGTCCCCGAAGTTCCAGGACCAGTTGACGATCGGGTCCACTGGTGTGGTCGAGGTATCGTTGAAGAACGCTAGGACCCCTTCGATTGGATCGGTGTGGCTGAAGTACACCTGCGGCCCGAGGTCTAGGATGCTGACGGATGTGGAAGTGGAGTTGGTGCTGCCGTCCCGGTCGGTCACCAGCAGAGAGAATAGGTAGGTGCCATTGTCGCCATATGCGTGGGTGGCGTTCCTCAGGTCCGAGTGGCTCCCATCCCCGAAGTCCCAGTACCAGGATGCGATGCCATCGTAGGCGACGCTGGTGTCGTTGAACCAGACGGTCTGGCCTTCGCAGATCGTCAAGGGGGCATAGGTGAACGAGGCCGTTGGCCCGGTATCGGAGATCGTGATCGGGATAGTGATGTTGGCCTCCGTTCCATCCTGGTCGCGGATGCTCAGCTTCACCTGGTAGGTGCCGTTCTGCTGGTAGATGTGAGTGATGTTCCGCACGGTGGAGTAGGAGTTGTCGCCGAAGCTCCAGTACCAGGATGCGATGCCATCGTAGGCGACGCTGGTATCGTTGAACCAGACGGTCTGGCCTTCGCAGATCGTCAAGGGGGCATAGGTGAACGAAGCCGTGGGCGCGGTGTCAGAGATCGTGATCGGGATGGTGATGTTGGCCTCCGTTCCATCCTGGTCGCGGATGCTCAGCTTCACCTGGTAGGTGCCGTTCTGGGCGTAGACATGCGTGACATCCTTCCCGTTGGAGGAGTTGCCGTCCCCGAAGTCCCAATGCCAGTAGACGATCTCGTCATAGTCAGAGGAGTTGTCGTGGAACGTGACCTGTGTTCCTTCCACAGGCTGCAGTGGCGTGAACCAGAAGTCCGCTTGGATGGATGAATCGGAGACGTTCACGACCTTGGTCATTTCACTGGTGTTGCCGTCCGTCTCCCAGATCTTCAGCTTGACCGAGTATGACCCGTTCTGAGCGAACATGTGGGTGATGTTCCTTGAGGTCGAGCTGTTGCCATCTCCGAAATCCCAAAGCCGGGCCGTCAGACCATCGTAGCTGTAGGAGGTGTCGTTGAAGGTGACATTGGTTCCCTCGATGGCATCGGTGGGCGCGAACAAGAAGTTGGCCAGAGGAGCGATGTCCGTGATCTTGACCTGGTGCGAGGTGGAGTTGCTGCCGTCCGAGTCCCGGACGGTGAGCGTGACAGTGAATGTGCCATCATGCACGTAATTGTGAACGATCGAGCTTCCATATCCCACCCCACCGTCGTCGAAGTTCCAAGTCCAGTTAATAATGGGATCCCAGACATAAGTCGATTCGCTGGTGAAGTCTATCGATCCGCCTTCGTTCACCGTATAGGGCGCGAAGTCGAACGCTGCCGTGGGCACTGTATCGCTCGCGACAACGATCTTTGTTCGCTGGTTGGTGTCGCCGTCATCATCTCTTACGGTGAGCAAGACAAGATACGTTCCGTCGGAGTCGAACTGGTAGGCGATGTTCTGGGAGTAATAAGTGTGCCCATCCACGGTCCAGGTCCAGTTGTCGATTGGATCTGGTCCGGTGGTCGAAGCGTCGTTGAAAGTCACCGTCTGGCCTTCGAATGGTGAGCTGGGTGAGTAGGTGAAATCGGCGTTGGGCGCGACATCGGTAATGATCAAAGTCATGTTTGACCAATTGCGGAAGCCATCTCGATCTGTGACCTTGAGTGAAACGAGGTAAACGCCATCGTCGCTGTAGCTGTGGGTGACACTGACACCTGTTTGCACGTCGCCAGGCGCTAACGTCCATTCGTATTGCAGTACACTCCTGTCCGAATACGAATCTTGGCTGCTGGCTCCGGAGAAAACGATGCTCTGCCCTTCAGCTTTCGAATATGAGTTGGTGACCCCATCGGCGGTCGCAACCGCCTTCGGCATGAGGTTGTTCTGCAACCAGTAGCTCGCGCTTTGCGAGACTGAGGCTAGGGAAAGGATATCGCAGCGTTGGTCTCCGTTCGCATCCATGGCCACTATGGATGTCGATAGGCCTCCACTTGTGAAATTGCACGAGTTTGTGAAAACCCAGCTCGTAGTTAGCACCTGTTGCATCATTAGGACGGACACTTGGGGTGAATTCGAACGGCTGACGACGATATCATCCTTCCCGTCGTCGTTGAGATCTCCTGCACCAAAACATGATGACGAAATTCCAAGGCCCTGAGAAGTATACATTGGCGTGTCATCATAGAAGCCGTCCGTGGGTTGCTTGAAGACAAAGACCCCGGTCGACTCATTGATGACCGCTACGTCCGAAAACCCGTTGCCATCAAAGTCACCGATTGCCATGCCATCAAGGCCTACGCCTGGGACCCTAAGCGTTGCGTCCGGAGTTGTCAGGAAATGATCGCCATGTCCCGTTTGGTCGTTGTTGATATAGAGCTCTACCTTGTCCGATTCAAGGTTGAGTGCCGCGATATCACTTCGATTCACATCGCCATTTAGGTTCCCTACGCCCAGAGCTTGTCTCTGCCCTCCAGTGGTTGTCCCCAGACTCTCGGAGCTTGCCATCGCATAGTACGGGAAGGCTCCTGTATTGTAGAGGATCGCAATGCCCCCATCGTACGATACGGCCAGATCACCGTTGTCGACCCCATCGAGATTCGCC from Methanomassiliicoccales archaeon encodes the following:
- a CDS encoding isopentenyl phosphate kinase, with the translated sequence MMIVKLGGSVITRKDRYRSFRRAVTRRLAQEIADSGERVVLVHGAGSFGHLVAAQHNLDKGYSGTEQMPALSRVMQDVRDLNLRVMDVLENARLPAVSLPPAACASMKGGKLERLDVELFRKYMEMGALPVTFGDVVLDREMGFSICSGDQLIRRLAEEFWPKRVVFCADVDGVYSADPKKDREAKLLTTVDRSYLRTLSKRTSYVDVTGGMYGKLENMLAISSMGAEVMVINGFAEGRLSQALRGKKVIASKVVGD
- a CDS encoding zinc ribbon domain-containing protein, which encodes MASAFDEPGTIAVMVILLILLAIAVFFEVRFIRSRKSKGMDKVLIKDEAFNAIVCTKAVANTLRQRGERSKEADLLMVDAEAAYSRGDYLSAKTSADKAREALRHVKTDEASAVFDVAVTPEADEKDTREEACEVPFVETKKFPKDLLESKFMISSVQDSLQQAKFQGKDTSVAEDHLNQAQDFLGKCQYTDALRFAMKAKRSLEGGDTKEKAKADKPTLESRLEPAPKPKTDYCRNCNTLVDEGDTFCRRCGEKMVKVPRCPGCADEVGPDDVFCRKCGTQLRSLFSCPVCQTEVGETDERCPKCHTHLG
- the fni gene encoding type 2 isopentenyl-diphosphate Delta-isomerase; protein product: MKQIEKRKADHIEVTLDEDVSTGKNYWEEVKLVHCSLPEVDLNQVETSVEVFGKKLAFPLIVTAITGGYPKAKKINRNLAQACAELQIGMGIGSQRAGLEHGEEDSYSVMKDFDIPLRIGNIGAPQLIKQKGKRALDRTSIGRSMEMVDAHLLAVHMNFLQEVAQPEGDTKSAGCLDAIRSLAKEFPLLAKETGAGVSHEMAMRLRGIGMRGIDISGTGGTSFSAVEMYRAGRSGDARFEALGRTFRSWGIPAPVSTIWAQVGVPVIASGGVSSGLDVAKGIALGASCGGMARAVLKDALVSSEAVVERLRTVQAEFQAAMFLTDSRTVKELGSKKFILTGEVRDWIEQFEE
- a CDS encoding DUF92 domain-containing protein, with translation MSFLENLLVVLVLCAALSVISYRLRLLTVSGSVASFVIGMVIGLFGSINWLIVLIAFALLGFAVTRFRLELKTRKGLQEGKKGERAYRNVLANGLIPACVAVLAWAFSVQGGTAASLVYLTAVSVAASDTIASELGVLSPKTRLITSFQSVPAGTDGGVSIYGTAWAFVGALVASLVGWLVILNSLPLDLTVLVPVIFGFIGCNVDSVIGATLERRGYVDKLGTNISSMAIGTLAAFLVVLWLGIR
- a CDS encoding PKD domain-containing protein, translated to MDANGDQRCDILSLASVSQSASYWLQNNLMPKAVATADGVTNSYSKAEGQSIVFSGASSQDSYSDRSVLQYEWTLAPGDVQTGVSVTHSYSDDGVYLVSLKVTDRDGFRNWSNMTLIITDVAPNADFTYSPSSPFEGQTVTFNDASTTGPDPIDNWTWTVDGHTYYSQNIAYQFDSDGTYLVLLTVRDDDGDTNQRTKIVVASDTVPTAAFDFAPYTVNEGGSIDFTSESTYVWDPIINWTWNFDDGGVGYGSSIVHNYVHDGTFTVTLTVRDSDGSNSTSHQVKITDIAPLANFLFAPTDAIEGTNVTFNDTSYSYDGLTARLWDFGDGNSSTSRNITHMFAQNGSYSVKLKIWETDGNTSEMTKVVNVSDSSIQADFWFTPLQPVEGTQVTFHDNSSDYDEIVYWHWDFGDGNSSNGKDVTHVYAQNGTYQVKLSIRDQDGTEANITIPITISDTAPTASFTYAPLTICEGQTVWFNDTSVAYDGIASWYWSFGDNSYSTVRNITHIYQQNGTYQVKLSIRDQDGTEANITIPITISDTGPTASFTYAPLTICEGQTVWFNDTSVAYDGIASWYWDFGDGSHSDLRNATHAYGDNGTYLFSLLVTDRDGSTNSTSTSVSILDLGPQVYFSHTDPIEGVLAFFNDTSTTPVDPIVNWSWNFGDGHLAWGAKVTHAFNRTGSFLVALTIKDDDGSTNSTSKWMSVADVNPVAMFTFSPSSPTEKDTVAFTDTSTTFNQLVEWYWDLGDGSHSSLRNPTNAYSRNGTYHVTLWVQEIDGSNSSHSVELVILETNPTIVTVSLQPAKPSFNEDDSFQVYVYAIKAREDIIRYEWDFHYDGTFQVEAGGSTNHTGHVYPQAGSYQVAVRVWDDDAFSQSSSLQLLNVEVVNVQPHAQFSFRNESAQQVQFDASYSSDNVSDEPLLQFSWNFDDGGGFTAYSSQRIVIHSFPIDGMYNVTLRVRDDDGAWTIAYHKITLDRTVPTVTFDSNGGHATLNEAMTIAVNVTDNVGLASVWLHYKIDNGTEVTVQMTPVGTASHFEGQIPGVNHTATITYWVVAFDSSQNIRTTGQYQILVMAPQVAALQDSTWLWLVVLAALIIATLFYLRGVAAAVEEVFIIYEDGRLMAHQTRRLKPGMDDEILSSMLVAIQSFVKDSFKDESATHLARLDFGKKKILVEKGELVILAVVLHGDRVGKVPQRMKQVMQAMDEQYSPVIRNWDGDLEKVRGIKDMASPLLAGTRVKGRKKEMQAPATIECPACGASIAPESKTCPNCSADLESGNVDALEAVAKDISEEGKK